Proteins from a genomic interval of Capsicum annuum cultivar UCD-10X-F1 chromosome 4, UCD10Xv1.1, whole genome shotgun sequence:
- the LOC124898005 gene encoding craniofacial development protein 2-like, with translation MRIKLVSEGFTIHACSVYAPQVGLDEEVKARFWEALDEVVKSVPSSEKIVIAGDFNGYFGDLSRGYNDVHGGFGFGDRNSEGVDLLDFARAFGLMVVNLSFPK, from the coding sequence ATGAGGATTAAGTTGGTCAGTGAGGGGTTTACGATCCATGCGTGTAGTGTGTATGCACCGCAGGTGGGCTTGGATGAGGAGGTGAAAGCAagattttgggaggctttggacgaGGTAGTGAAAAGCGTTCCTAGCTCAGAGAAGATTGTCATAGCGGGGGACTTCAATGGGTACTTTGGGGATTTATCGAGAGGTTATAATGATGtacatggaggttttggtttcggCGATAGAAATAGTGAGGGGGTTGAtctgttggattttgcgagggcaTTTGGGTTGATGGTTGTGAATTTAAGCTTTCCGAAGTAG